The Sporomusaceae bacterium FL31 sequence ACCTCCATGCACGCTGCACATAAAGATAGTATATGCATGTTTGAAAGATGATATTTATCAACCACAGAGGTCACAGCGTACACAGAACAAAAAACCAGCCACCAGGCTGGTTAGATTGCTCTATTCGGTTTTATAGCTTGCCGCCCCGATGGGTTCATCGGCTTCAGGATGTACTGCTGGTTCCAGTTTTCGGGCTGCATAGAGAGGATTGTGATGCTCAACTTCAGATAGCAGCTGAGTCCCATTACCAAACATCGACTTAAATTCGCTCCAGTTATAGATGCCCAGGAAAATATGCACAAACATAAACAACCCTAAGAACACGCCGAAATACATATGCACCAGATCGGCCCCATAAATGAACGCTTTGGGTGCTAAAGGGATAAAAGAATATAAAAGCCACCCGGTGACAATAAGCAGCAACCCACCAATTGACAAGCAAATCCCAAAAATTTTCTGGCCGGAATTTAATTTATCCATTGGGGGAACGACAACATCCTTGCCTAAGAGCATTTTTTGCGGATAACCACCGCCAACCAGCATCCAACCAATATCACGATCGTCCCAGGTCCAGATCAGTCGGAAAAAAGCAACCACCCGGTCAAACGAAAACAACGTGTACACAACCGTTGCTATGGTAAAGATAACTGCACCGATGATATGAATCTTCATCGAAATATTCAAAAACTCTTCACTGCCTGGTTTGAGCCATAACATGAAACCGGTAATCGCTGCCGGCAGAAAACCGAGAATCAGGCTCCAGTGAAACAGTCTTGACCGTAATGAATGCTTTAAAACTCGTAACTCTTGTTCTGGATGACTCATATTCAATCACCGCCCTACATATTTGGTTAACCTAATTTTGTCCGGTCAATATAGCGGGTATGAAACAACTCTTCCGCAAGCGGGCTGAGAGGCTGGCCGGCAAATTGCTTATACATATCCTGCAATCCCGGATTATGATGACTTTGCCGCACCTTCGCTTTTACATCATCCTTATAGATCCCCTGAGCACGCATTTTAATATATTTATTGCGGTCTTGCACCAAATCAGTAGCCGCATAGGCACCAGTCCAAAGAATGGCACCAGCTACCCCAACCATCCCCAGGAATTCACGCCGCGACACAGTGACCGCTTTTTCCACATAATCATAGTGAGCCATTGGGTTTCCCTCCTACGTCCAAGGTAATAATGCTTTCCAATTTCCTGTCCAGGAAGTTCCCATCGGATTGATAGGCTGCCCGCCACCATTCACACAGCCGCCCGGACAGTTCATCACCTCAATAAAATGATAGGGTGAACGCCCGGCAATCACTTGGTCAAGCACTGGCTTCAGATTGTCTTTGATGCCGTGTACCACAGCAACTTTTAGTGTGATGACCTGGCCGGTCTTTGCATCCTTGAGCGTAATATCAGCTTCTTTAAGCCCCTGCAGCCCTCTTACCGGTTTGTATTCCAACAGTGGAAGTTCCTGTCCGGTAATCACATAATAGGCTGTTCTTAAGGCTGCTTCCATAACTCCGCCGGTATTGCCAAATATCGTGCCAGCACCGCTATATTGAGCCAATGGGTTATCGGCATCAGTAGAGGCTTCCACACGATTAAAATCAATATTCATTTTTTCAAATAACCGGGCAAGATCCCTGGTTGTCAATACGGTATCCACATCCGGATAGTGCGCTGCACTGCCGCGCTGCTGCCAGTAATGAGCCGCACTGCTGAACTCAGGCCGTGACACTTCAAATTTTTTACTTGTACAGGGCATAATGCCCACAACCACCATATTCTCCGGTTTAACCTGCCAAATTTGCGTTGCACCATAAGTCTTAGCTAAAGCCCCAGCCATCATAAGCGGCGATTTAGCAGAAGACAGATTGGGCAGAATTTGCGGCGCATAAAGTTCCACATACCGAACCCACCCTGGACAGCAGGAAGTAAACTGCGGCAATAACCCCAGCTCATGTTCGGCAGGCTCTCCGAGAAGATAATGACGAATTTTAGCAATAAGCTCACTGCCTTCTTCCATGATGGTATGATCAGCAGCGAAATTTGCATCAAAGATTTTAAAACCGGCTTGCTTGAGCGCACCATACAGTTTCCCGGTCGCTAAAGTTCCCGGCTCCAAACCAAATTCTTCACCAATTGCCACCCGGACTGAGGGAGCAATGGTTGCCACAACGGTCAGCTCTTGATTGCCAAGCTGATGAATAACTGTATCAACCGTATCCACCGTATCACTGATTGAACCAAACGGACAGTTAATCAAACACTGACCGCAAAATATACATTGCTCCGAATTGATCGAATGAATCGCTCCATACTTACCTTGAATGGCAGCTGACGGGCAGAAGGACTTACATGAATCACAGCCTTTACATTTCTTACGATTAATTTCAATGATGCTAGTTCGTTCATTGGTCTGAAATCCCTTCATACCAACCCTCCTCAGCAGAACGAGTATTCAAAATACAGTCTAATTGTAACAAATTGCCTGAAAGTTATAAATACTTTTGCGATAGATAACTTTATTTTGAAACTAAAAAAAGCGGCGGCATTTTTTTAATTTTGCCGCCGACTGTTTATACCGATAGTTGATTATCATGCTTATCACTGCGCTGACTAGGATGATGATCAAAAATGTTAAAGTTCTCTACAATAAAACTATATAACAG is a genomic window containing:
- a CDS encoding ferredoxin, which gives rise to MAHYDYVEKAVTVSRREFLGMVGVAGAILWTGAYAATDLVQDRNKYIKMRAQGIYKDDVKAKVRQSHHNPGLQDMYKQFAGQPLSPLAEELFHTRYIDRTKLG
- the hydA_1 gene encoding iron hydrogenase, with amino-acid sequence MKGFQTNERTSIIEINRKKCKGCDSCKSFCPSAAIQGKYGAIHSINSEQCIFCGQCLINCPFGSISDTVDTVDTVIHQLGNQELTVVATIAPSVRVAIGEEFGLEPGTLATGKLYGALKQAGFKIFDANFAADHTIMEEGSELIAKIRHYLLGEPAEHELGLLPQFTSCCPGWVRYVELYAPQILPNLSSAKSPLMMAGALAKTYGATQIWQVKPENMVVVGIMPCTSKKFEVSRPEFSSAAHYWQQRGSAAHYPDVDTVLTTRDLARLFEKMNIDFNRVEASTDADNPLAQYSGAGTIFGNTGGVMEAALRTAYYVITGQELPLLEYKPVRGLQGLKEADITLKDAKTGQVITLKVAVVHGIKDNLKPVLDQVIAGRSPYHFIEVMNCPGGCVNGGGQPINPMGTSWTGNWKALLPWT